The sequence GCGGTACCGATGGAACAGACGGCCCGACTGATGCTGCTGGCGCAATTGCTGATGGAACGTCTTTACGAAGGGCTACAGAGTTAAATCTCAGGGCGGATGATCATCTCCGGGAAAACGACTCCTATCATTTTTTTGGGAAACTGGGAGACCTGCTCATTACCGGACCGACCCGTACCAACGTGATGGACCTCCGCCTGGTTTTGGTGGCTTAGGGTTCGGATATTTGTTAAGTGTAAGGAATGATAATGCCAAGGACTAAGATCGTATGCACCATAGGCCCCGCTTCCAGCTCGCCACAGATTCTAGAGCAGTTGATAAAAGCGGGGATGAACGTAGCCCGATTAAATTTCTCCCATGGAACGAGGTCTGAACATGGGAGGGTAATTCTTCACATTAGAAGGATTGCCCGGAGGCTCGGCTGCCCCGTGGCTATACTTCAAGACCTGGCCGGCCCTAAAATAAGAATCGGGGAAATCGAAAATGGGGTTGTAACACTGGAATCGGGAGGGTTATTTACCCTCACCAACCGTCGGGTGCTTGGAGATGAAAAAGTGGTTTCGATCAACTACCCCAGCCTTCCCAGAGAAATAAAGCCGGGAGACACACTCCTCCTCAGCGACGGGGCTCTGGAACTAAAGGTCTTGCAGACAAACGCCCATGATATCAAGTGCAGGGTGATCGTGGGCGGCCCTCTCAGCTCGAACAAGGGCATCAACCTGCCCACCGGCTCGATCAAAACCCCCATTCTGACCGCCAAGGATAAAGACGACTTGGCTTTCGGAATAGAGCATGAAGTCGATTTTATTGCGTTATCTTTCGTGAGAAATGCTAAAGACGTGGAAGACGTAAGGCGATTCATGAGGAGAGGGAAAGGAAGCGGCATACCGATAATCGCCAAGATAGAGAAGCATGAAGCGCTCAAGAATATAGATGAAATCATAGAGGCAGTCGACGGCGTCATGGTGGCCCGTGGTGACCTGGGGGTGGAGATTCCACTGGAGAAGGTGCCCCGGGTACAAAAGATGCTTATCGAAAAAACAAATAGGCTCGGCACCCCGGTTATTACCGCCACTCAGATGCTCCGTTCGATGGTGGATAGCCGTCGACCTACCCGGGCCGAGGTCACCGATGTGGCAAACGCCATCCTGGACGGCACTGACGCCCTTATGCTTTCCGAAGAAACGGCCATAGGGAATTACCCGGTCGAATCCGTAAGGATGATGGCAAAAATTGCCGAGGACACCGAGGCCGTTTTTCCCTTCGATGCTTGGTCTCGAAAATATCCCGAAGAGGGTCTAAAGTCCGTGCCCGAGGCGGTCAGCCGGCGGGCCTGTGAGCTAGCCGAAGATATAGGGGCAAAATTGATAATAACCTTCACCCAGTCGGGAGCCACGGCCAGGATGGTATCAAAACACCGGCCGAGTCCGGTTATCTTGGCGGCTACACCGGTAAAAGAGACCTACCGCCGTTTGGCGCTGGTGTGGGGTGTAATACCTATTTTGAGCAAGACTATGAAAAGCACAGATCAAATGATCAAAGGGGTAATCGAGGATGCATTAAGCTCGGGCATGGCCAGCCGGGGTGAAAGGGCGGTAATTACTGCAGGCCTTCCCGTCGGTATTTCCGGCAATACTAATTTGATAAAGGCAGAGGTTCTGGACGGTAAAGGAATGTAATCCTAATCATCTGGCAAACTTTCGTTTTTGTGAGCTTTTTCGGGGGAGGCGAGTGGAAGGATGAACAAACCATAGAAAAGGAGGTAATACACCATGGCAACCTTGAGAAAATACTCCTCAGCACTTAGGGAAAATGTGCACATGTGGATAGACAAGATAAAAAGCGTGGACATATTGGTGAGCATTCCCAGCTACAACTGCGAGGACAGCATAGGCTATGTGGTGGAACAGGTAGGGCAGGGATTAGCACAACATTATCCTGGTCTTAAGACTGCGGTTTTCATCAGTGACGGGGGATCTCTAGACGATACACGGGAAAAGGCTTATGGAGCTTTGATTCCCGACGGCGTGGAAAGACGCGTCACCATATACCGCGGATTACCCGGAAAAGGTACATCGCTTCGGGCGGTGTTTGAAGCGGCTACCCTGCTTAATGCCAAAGCTATTGCCATGTTCGATGCAGATCTTAGGAGCATTACCCCGGAATGGGTAAAACTGATGATAGACCCCATACTGAACCAAACGGCTGGGTTCGTAGCCCCGTTATACCGTCGGCATAAGTTTGACGGCACCATCACCAACCACATTGTATATCCCATGACCCGGGCACTTTACGGAGTGGACTTGCGTCAGCCCATCGGGGGGGATTTTGCTTTTTCTCCCGAACTGGCCGAGTTTTACATGAGAGAAGATGTGTGGGATACCGATGTGGCCAAATTTGGGATCGATATTTGGATGTCTACCTCGGCCATAAATGAGGGCTATAAAGTGGTTCAATCCTACCTGGGGACGAAGATCCATGGAGCCAAGGACCCGGGCAGCGACCTGGGACCCATGTTCCATCAGGTTATCAGCACCCTTTTTTATCTCATGGGAAGGTATGAAAACAAATGGCGTCAAGAGGCCACGCTAAAATCAATTCCCATAATCAACTTCAAAGGGGAAATTCTCCAACTGGAACCGGTCAATGTAAATTTGAAGAGGTTGAAGACCGAGTTCATAGAAGGATTTAATCACTTTAAGCCTATGTATAGACACATACTGAGCACCGAGAACATGTCCAGGCTTGAAAGCATCCACCGGAGCTGGGAGTCGGGCAAGGAAGAAGAATTGGACGCCGAGCTGTGGAGTAAGGTTCTCTACGACTTTGCGGTTATATATCAACTCTGGCAGAGAAACAGGCGTCGGCTGGTGGACATTATCACACCGCTTTATTTTGGCCGCACTAAGAGTTACTGCGAGCAGGTGATTGACATGAGCAGTGACGAAGCGGAGGCCGTAGTACAAAAACAGGCCGAAGTATTCGAAAAGAACAAACCATACCTTATAGAGAGGTTTTCCATGTGGGAATAAATAGGCAATTAACCGGATTTAGGTTGAGGCCGCTAAAATTATTGTCTATAATAAAATAACTTTTATTGATAATTATCTCATGCCGGTCCTTTCCCATAGTTAGTTTAGTGACCTTTAACAGCAAGATATATAAGCTAGGACATCCAAAATATTCTTATTCAACAAGGGGAAAATTATATGGAAATTAACCCGGTACTTCTGGTCGTAGATATGCAAAACGGTTTTTGTGGCATCGGGGGTTCATTCGACCAGTTTGGCTTCAACATACAACCCTATAGAGCGATAATACCCAAAGTCAGAAAGATGATTGATTATATGAGAGAAAAAGGAGTGCCGATTTATTACTCAAAGGCGATAAGAGAGGCCTCCGGAATAGACCTTATCGACCGGGTACACAAAATCATCCCGGATAGCCGCCGAGAGAGACTCAAAAAAATGCACCTTTGCATCAGAGATACCTGGGACAGCGAAATCATAGACGAGTTAAAGCCGGAGTCCCACGACTATATAGTGGAGAAAAGGCGGGACTCTGTATTTCAGGACACAGAATTTGAGCTATGGCTTAAGGCCCTTCGAGCGGACACCATAGTTTTCACCGGAATCGACACCTATGTTTGCGTAGAGAGCACGGTGAGGGATGCGTTTAACAAGGGCTATGACGTAATTCTATTGAAGGACTGTGTTGCTTCGAGAAATCCCAAACACCATTCAGACTCCATCGAGCAAATCACTGAGGCCTACGGCCTGGTCTTAGATTCCGATGATTTTATGAAGATGATAGAGAATAAGCAAATAATTCTAATTACGGAAAATAACCCACAATAAAATCAATGGAGGGAGTATGGCGCCTAAGAAAGGAAAAAAGACGCTCAACATTCTGGACATTGATGATGAAGCTAAGAGAAAGGTAGAAGAGATTGAGCATGCAGACATAGTGGTTGGGATTCCCAGTTTCAACAACGAAAAGACCATCGGCCATGTGGTTAAAGCCGCGGAATACGGACTGGCCAAGTATTTCCCAAACATGAAAGCGGTTTTGGTGAATTCCGACGGCGGTTCAAAGGATAAAACGAAGGATGTAGTAAGGGATACGGGGGTGTATCACAGCCTCAATACCATCCTGGTAGACCACCCGATCTCCCCGGCGGCGCAGGTAATCGCCACTTATAATGGGATTCCGGGAAAAGGGAGTGCCCTGAAGGCCATATTCGAGGTTTCGGACAGGCTGGGGGCTAAGGCCTGTGTCCTGCTAGACTCCGACTTGCGAAGCGTCACTCCGGAGTGGATAGAGCTACTGGCCAGGCCGATTATAAGAAGAGGGTACGACTACGTTTCGCCATTTTACTCGCGCCACAAATATGACGGCACCATTACGAATATGGTGGTGTATCCGCTCACCAGGGCGCTTTATGGGAAAAGGGTGAGGCAGCCGATAGGAGGCGATTTTGGCATCTCTAAAAAGTTGATTAAAAACTATCTGGATAAGGCCGTCTGGGGAACGGATGTAGCCAGATACGGTATTGACATCTGGATGACTACGGTGGCCATAAGCGAGGATTTCAAGATTTGCCAGTCTTTTTTGGGGGCCAAGATCCATGATGCAAAAGACCCTGGTAAATCGCTGGGCCCGATGTTTAGGCAGGTCGTAGCCACCGTTTTTAGGCTGATGAAAGACTATGAAGGCGATTGGAAAGAGATAAAAGAGAGCATCCCCACGGCGATGTACGGTTTTGTGTCCGAGGTCTACCCGGAACCGATAGAAGTAACCCTGGAGCCGATGATAGAAAATTTTAACTCGGGGCTTCGGGAACACGCCGAGTTTTGGAAGAAGTTCCTGCCGGATGAACGGTTGTATGAATTAAATCAAATAGCTTCACTCGGTATAAACGAGTTTCGTTTTCCTCCTGAAGTTTGGGTGAAAGCAGTCTATGATTTTGCGGCGGGATTCAACAAAGCCAAGGGTGCGGATAAGGAGAGAATCGTGGAATCGATGACCTCTCTCTATTTCGGACGGGTAGCGTCGTTTGTAATCGAGAGTAAAGACCTGAAGACCTATGATGCAGAGCTTCTCATAGAAACCCAGGCTCTCAAGTTTGAGGAGCTAAAACCCTATCTCCTGGAAAGATGGGGATAGAGATAGGCCCCAGCCAATGGTATTATAAATAAGATAGTGAATCTTATTGGAAATAACACCTCGGACTATTTAAAAGGGAATAGAAGAAAGAGGTCTATTCTTCCCTTTATAGCTTTATCCATTCTCTTTCACCTGTTTCTTGTCCTACTCTATCTCCTGCTCTATCCGCCGGACAGGCAGGCGGTAAAGCCAAAGGAAAAGCCGGAGTTTATAGAGATAACCCAGGTTCCAATACCTAAGGAAAAAGAGACCGAGCCTCCGGAAGAGACGAAACGCCTTGCGGAAAGGTCTCATCAGGCCCCTGAGGAAAAAACAAAGGATGATTTTACCAAGGAAGGGGCGGTAAGTGCACTACCTCAGCCCAAACAGCCCAGCCAAACCAAGAAGACCGAGGAGAAGACCCAACCCTCCAAACAGTCTAAAGAGGTAAAAACGGCGAAGAAGGAGCCAAGGAAAGAAGTAAGTACGGATAAGTCCCGCCAGGTTGCCTCTATCCCAAAAGTGGAAAAGGACTCGGAGTTGGCCAGAAAACAGTTGGAGGAGAGAAGACCCCCCGACCTCAGTAAAGAAGACCTTTTTAGCGCTGTTCCCCGTCAACCTTCCCAGGAACAACAGGCTTCTCAAGGGTTTCTGGGGGCCAGGAATATAGAGAAGAAAGAAGATACGGTTGATTTCAACACAACTGAATTCAAGTACATCTCGTATTTCAACAAGCTTAAAAGGCAGATAGAAGGGGTATGGAATTATCCGGAGTTGTCTCGTTTGAGGGGGGAACAGGGTGAGCTTTTTCTTATATTTACGATTAGAAGAGACGGGCAACTGGAGGATGTTAAGTTGATAAACTCTTCTGGATACGCTCGTCTTGATGATGAAGCAATCCGGGCAATCGATGTCGCCGCTCCATTTCCTCCTTTCCCCAGTCAATGGGGGAGCCTGGAGAGGCTCAATGTAAGGGCTGTATTCAGGTATCAGATAAGCTACGGATGGCAGATAAGGTAGTTGATAATAATTAATAATGTAGGGAACGCATATCCTTCGACCTTGCTCAGGACGGGTATGCGTTCCTTACCAAATTTTCGTGGACTTTTCACTTTATTATAACCTTCTCCTCTCCCCTTTTTCTCCTTCTCACCTCCCCGATAACCCTGGCCTTTTCTCCAAGCCTCCTGAGCTTTCTCAAAACGGCGTCTGCCTCTTGATCGGCCGTAACCACGGTCATTCCTATCCCGCAGTTGAATGTCCTGAACATCTCCTTTCTGTCCAGCCGGCCGGCGAGCTTGATTAATTTTATAAGAGGGGGAATTTCCCAAAGTGAGGCGTCCAGGACAACATTAAACTTTTTAGGAATTACCCGCGGTATGTTCTCTAAGAGTCCTCCGCCTGTGATATGGGCCAAGGCGTTCAGGTGGAATTCCTTTTGGAGCGAGAGTATTGTTTTTACATAAATGCGTGTTGGCTCCAGAAGCTCTTCTCCAAGTGGGCGGCTGAGCGGGCTGGGAATGTCCGAGAGACTCAATTTTAGTTTTTCAAAAAGGACCTTTCTGGCAAGAGAATATCCGTTAGAATGAAGCCCGCTTGAGGAAATGCCGATTACCAAATCCCCGGGCTTGACCTTAGAGCCGTCGATGATTTTGTCTCTATCTACGATCCCGACCACAAAGCCGGCCAGGTCAAATTCTCCCTTGTTATAAAAACCGGGCATCTCCGCCGTTTCGCCCCCCAGGAGTGCACATCCCGCTTTTTTACATCCCCGTACTATCCCCTTGATTATTTCTACCCCTTCTCCGGGTTTTAGCTTTGAAGTGGCCAGGTAGTCGAGAAAGAATAGGGGTTCTGCGCCGCAGGTGATTATGTCGTTCACGTTCATAGCCACCAGGTCAATGCCTATGGTGTCCAGTCTCCCGGCCATGAATGCTATTTTGAGCTTGGTTCCCACTCCGTCAGTAGAGGCGACGAGAATGGGTTTCCGGTATTTATCTATAGGGGGAGAGAAGCAACCGGCGAACCCTCCGATCTTTCCTATTACGCATTTATTATGGGTAGATTTGGCCAGGGGTTTTATAAGCTCGACGAAAAGATTTCCGGCACTAACATCCACACCGGCACTTTTATAAGTGATCTTTTTAGCCACGAACTTGAAGGATACCTGAGAGATGTTTCTATTAACAATACCTGTTGAATACCCGTAGTCATACTACAGGGATGAAAACGGGTTACCCGAAGGGCAGAAAAGTGTATATGACATCGATAGAATAAAGTAAGAAGAATCTTTGAACTCCTAATATAGTCGGTAGGAGCGGCTTCCAGCCGCGATATGAGAAATCACCACAAGCCTGTCCTGAGCTGGTTCCCGATTTAATTGGGGAAGGGATGGCGCTCTTATAAATAAATTGATAGGTGGGTACACAGAGTATTATAGTAAAGGGAATCAGCTTTTTATTTTAGATGCGCCGTGGTTCTAACACGGGAGTTTCACTATTTGAATGTTTGTTCTTTTAGCAAGGTACTACTTTTGCTTCCCAGCAGAGGAAGCAAAAGTAGCTTGGTTGCTTAATTGATTTTAATCTGTTTTGGTTTTGCCTGCTCGGTCTTGGGGAGGGTAAGCGTGAGCACACCGTCTTTGTAATTGGCCTTTATCCCATCGGCATCTACGGTTTGAGGAAGCGTAAAGCTGCGGACGAAGGTTCCATACGCACGCTCGATTCTCACGTAATTGTCTCTTTTTACATCCTCCACGAATTTCTTCTCCCCCTTGATGGTGAGTGTGCTATCCCTCAGGTCAATTTGTATATCCTCTTTGTTCATTCCAGGCAGGTCAGCGCTGACCACATAGCTGTTCTCAGTCTCGTAGATGTCCACCGCCGGTGCCCACATTCCTTTCTCTAAATCCTCCCTGTCTCCCGCGAAAAAACCCCTCAGGGTCTCCTCGAACAACCTGTTTATTCTGTCTTGAAGTGAACCAAAATCTCTCATTGGATCCAACCTCATGATCGCCATTTTCGCTCACCTCCTATTTGAATTTGAATTTCTTTCTGACAAAAAATAAATTAATCATTGTCTTAAAACCGTCAAGGGTGTTTTTGGCTGATAATGCTGGAGAAATCCGCTACTCCTTCGTTGCCATAATGCATCCTTACTTAAGCTAATTGGTAACGCCTAATTTTTCAAAATGAGAGATTGCCTTGCCGGAAGTCAGAGAGAAGAGTTGACATTCGCTAGGTGTCATTGCAAGGGGAAAGAAACAATTCTCTCAGGCCTGTCATTGCGAGGACACTGAGCAAAGCGAAGGGGACGAAGCAATCCATCTCAAATGTCATTCCGACCCTTGTCCCGAATCCTTCGGCTTCGCTCAGGATAAACTCCTGTGAGGGAGGTTGGGAGGAATCTTGATAGATCCTTCGCTAGTCCTTCGCTTCCGCTCAAGACATGGCTCAGGATGACACTTCGTGTCAGATTGCCACGCCGCCAAAAGACGGCGGCTCGCAATGACATGGTAGGAGGACAGGAATTCCTTCGGCAGGTTCGGAGCCTGTCCATAGCTAGTCCCCGATTTAATCGGGGAAGGGATAAATTCGATAACCGAAGCAATCCCGTCTCTAGAAGCTTATGTTAACAAGACCTTCAAATATGATTTGAGCGTATGTAATTTGGATAGCATTTACCTAACGAACATAAAAGGACAACCTGATTTAAAAAAAATATTCTTATCTGTTTAAAAAGCTTCTTTTACAGGAGCAGATTTATTATTTTCTGATTATCTTGGACAGCAAAAGCAAAAAAGGGATCCTGGTAATTGTTTCTTTACACATCGGGCGAAGTTATTTGAAAGTTAAACTATTTTTGGGTATAAATTCCAGCTTTAATAGATGATGTTGCGAACACTATACTTCTTGTCATCCCCGTCCCCCGGTTAAACCGGGGGATCGATCGGGGATCCATCTTTTTGAAAAGCTGGATTCCCACTCCCCGCCTGCGCGGGGACAAGCTTCGTGGGAATGACCAATCAGCGGATCGCCGCTTAAGCCTATGCCTGTCCTTCGGTTAAACCGTGGGATTAATAGGGTAAGTTACAGGAATAACAGCTTCGAGTTAAGTAGGATTAACGATGCGTAACATGAATCGACAGAATTTAGGGGGAAGTGAAGTATGAATTTCAATCATCTGGCTAAGGAAATATCATCTCGTTCTCGTATTAAGGTTTCAATCAAGGACGTAGAGAGGTTTTTGGGAGCGCTTCGCAAGACCAAGATGCCGTGGGAGCTGGCTGACCTATCCGATTTCCCCGTTCCGGCTGTTTTCGAGTCCATGAAGGTTTTAAAGGAGAAGGAACTGATTGCAATATCTGACGGCGGCATTCGGCTTACCGCCAAGGGAAAAAAGATTGCCAGGGATCTACACCCGGTGGAAGATATATCCTGCCCCAAGTGCGAGGGCAGGGGGATAAGTTTAGAAAAATTCAAAGAACTGGAGGAGAGGTTTCTCAAGATTCAGAGGAGACGACCCAAACCGGTAAGGCGTTACGACCAGGGATATGTAACCCCAAAAACCACGCTGTCCCGTTTTGCCCTGGCATACGAGAGGGGGGATATCGCCGGGAAAGAAATAATAGTGTTGGGCGATGACGATTTGATGAGCATAGTTTTGGGACTTTCCAGTCTTGCAAAAAGGATCACCGTCGTAGAGATCGATAAGAGGTTAACGGACTTCATCGAGGGGACGGCGGAAAAAGAGGGATTTCAAGTTAACGTACAGACCTTTGACCTGAGGCATCCACTTCCCCAGGACCACATTAAAAAATATGATGCCTTTTTCACCGACCCGCCGGAAACCTTGAAAGCGGCCGACGCCTTCATAGGGCGCGGAATATCCGCACTGCGTGCCCCCGGTTCGGCCGGGTATTTCGGGTTAACCAGGAGGGAAGCTTCTCTCACTAAGTGGTACGGTGTTCAAAAATTGCTTCTTAAATATAGAATCGTATTTACCGACATAATCCACAATTTCAACGAGTACGTAAACTGGGGCTACGAAGAGGAGACCAGGGCCTGGAGGCTGTCGCCGCTAAAGGTTAGACCCCGGAAGAACTGGTACAGGTCTGCACTCTACCGGTTCGAGACTCTCGACGGCTTCAGGGGGAACTTCAAGGATTACGGTAAAGAAAATATATATGAAGATGTGGAAAGCTCGACGACCTGAATACCGTTTCTATTTTAGCCACGAATGGGCACGAATGAACACGAAAGATTCAAAATATCTTATTCGTGTAAATTCGTGTTAATTTGTGGCAAAACCAAATAATTTTTTTAATGCCAAAGCGAACCGATATAAAAAAGATATTACTGGTAGGCTCGGGGCCGATCATAATCGGCCAGGCCTGCGAATTCGATTATTCCGGAACCCAGGCCTGCAAAGCCTTAAAGGAGGAGGGCTACCAGATCGTGCTGGTGAATAGCAACCCGGCTACAATCATGACCGACCCGGCCTTCGCCGATAAGACCTATATCGAGCCTCTCATTCCGGAGATAGTGGCAAAGGTGATCGAGAAAGAGCGCCCTCAGGCGCTTCTTCCCACACTGGGCGGACAGACCGCACTAAATATAGCCGTTTCGCTTGCCGAATCCGGGGTCCTGGATAAATTCGGGGTCGAGCTTATCGGGGCTAAGCTTCACGCCATAAAGAAAGCGGAGGACAGGAAGCTTTTTAAGGAAGCCATGCTCAGGATCGGTCTTAATGTTCCCCGGAGCGGAATTGCCCACTCCATGGAAGAGGCCTGGAAGGTTGTAGATGAAATCGGATTCCCGGTGATAATTAGGCCCGCATTCACACTCGGAGGGACCGGCGGTAGCGTAGCCTATAACCGGGAAGAATTCGAGGAGTTTGCTAAAGTAGGACTGGATTCAAGCCCGGTCAGGGAAATCCTCATAGAGGAATCGGTCTTGGGCTGGAAGGAATTCGAGCTTGAGGTGATGAGGGACGGAAAGGATAACGTGGTCA comes from Thermodesulfobacteriota bacterium and encodes:
- the pyk gene encoding pyruvate kinase, with the translated sequence MPRTKIVCTIGPASSSPQILEQLIKAGMNVARLNFSHGTRSEHGRVILHIRRIARRLGCPVAILQDLAGPKIRIGEIENGVVTLESGGLFTLTNRRVLGDEKVVSINYPSLPREIKPGDTLLLSDGALELKVLQTNAHDIKCRVIVGGPLSSNKGINLPTGSIKTPILTAKDKDDLAFGIEHEVDFIALSFVRNAKDVEDVRRFMRRGKGSGIPIIAKIEKHEALKNIDEIIEAVDGVMVARGDLGVEIPLEKVPRVQKMLIEKTNRLGTPVITATQMLRSMVDSRRPTRAEVTDVANAILDGTDALMLSEETAIGNYPVESVRMMAKIAEDTEAVFPFDAWSRKYPEEGLKSVPEAVSRRACELAEDIGAKLIITFTQSGATARMVSKHRPSPVILAATPVKETYRRLALVWGVIPILSKTMKSTDQMIKGVIEDALSSGMASRGERAVITAGLPVGISGNTNLIKAEVLDGKGM
- a CDS encoding glycosyltransferase; this translates as MATLRKYSSALRENVHMWIDKIKSVDILVSIPSYNCEDSIGYVVEQVGQGLAQHYPGLKTAVFISDGGSLDDTREKAYGALIPDGVERRVTIYRGLPGKGTSLRAVFEAATLLNAKAIAMFDADLRSITPEWVKLMIDPILNQTAGFVAPLYRRHKFDGTITNHIVYPMTRALYGVDLRQPIGGDFAFSPELAEFYMREDVWDTDVAKFGIDIWMSTSAINEGYKVVQSYLGTKIHGAKDPGSDLGPMFHQVISTLFYLMGRYENKWRQEATLKSIPIINFKGEILQLEPVNVNLKRLKTEFIEGFNHFKPMYRHILSTENMSRLESIHRSWESGKEEELDAELWSKVLYDFAVIYQLWQRNRRRLVDIITPLYFGRTKSYCEQVIDMSSDEAEAVVQKQAEVFEKNKPYLIERFSMWE
- a CDS encoding isochorismatase family cysteine hydrolase translates to MEINPVLLVVDMQNGFCGIGGSFDQFGFNIQPYRAIIPKVRKMIDYMREKGVPIYYSKAIREASGIDLIDRVHKIIPDSRRERLKKMHLCIRDTWDSEIIDELKPESHDYIVEKRRDSVFQDTEFELWLKALRADTIVFTGIDTYVCVESTVRDAFNKGYDVILLKDCVASRNPKHHSDSIEQITEAYGLVLDSDDFMKMIENKQIILITENNPQ
- a CDS encoding glycosyl transferase family 2, which codes for MAPKKGKKTLNILDIDDEAKRKVEEIEHADIVVGIPSFNNEKTIGHVVKAAEYGLAKYFPNMKAVLVNSDGGSKDKTKDVVRDTGVYHSLNTILVDHPISPAAQVIATYNGIPGKGSALKAIFEVSDRLGAKACVLLDSDLRSVTPEWIELLARPIIRRGYDYVSPFYSRHKYDGTITNMVVYPLTRALYGKRVRQPIGGDFGISKKLIKNYLDKAVWGTDVARYGIDIWMTTVAISEDFKICQSFLGAKIHDAKDPGKSLGPMFRQVVATVFRLMKDYEGDWKEIKESIPTAMYGFVSEVYPEPIEVTLEPMIENFNSGLREHAEFWKKFLPDERLYELNQIASLGINEFRFPPEVWVKAVYDFAAGFNKAKGADKERIVESMTSLYFGRVASFVIESKDLKTYDAELLIETQALKFEELKPYLLERWG
- a CDS encoding energy transducer TonB, yielding MNLIGNNTSDYLKGNRRKRSILPFIALSILFHLFLVLLYLLLYPPDRQAVKPKEKPEFIEITQVPIPKEKETEPPEETKRLAERSHQAPEEKTKDDFTKEGAVSALPQPKQPSQTKKTEEKTQPSKQSKEVKTAKKEPRKEVSTDKSRQVASIPKVEKDSELARKQLEERRPPDLSKEDLFSAVPRQPSQEQQASQGFLGARNIEKKEDTVDFNTTEFKYISYFNKLKRQIEGVWNYPELSRLRGEQGELFLIFTIRRDGQLEDVKLINSSGYARLDDEAIRAIDVAAPFPPFPSQWGSLERLNVRAVFRYQISYGWQIR
- the purM gene encoding phosphoribosylformylglycinamidine cyclo-ligase yields the protein MAKKITYKSAGVDVSAGNLFVELIKPLAKSTHNKCVIGKIGGFAGCFSPPIDKYRKPILVASTDGVGTKLKIAFMAGRLDTIGIDLVAMNVNDIITCGAEPLFFLDYLATSKLKPGEGVEIIKGIVRGCKKAGCALLGGETAEMPGFYNKGEFDLAGFVVGIVDRDKIIDGSKVKPGDLVIGISSSGLHSNGYSLARKVLFEKLKLSLSDIPSPLSRPLGEELLEPTRIYVKTILSLQKEFHLNALAHITGGGLLENIPRVIPKKFNVVLDASLWEIPPLIKLIKLAGRLDRKEMFRTFNCGIGMTVVTADQEADAVLRKLRRLGEKARVIGEVRRRKRGEEKVIIK
- a CDS encoding Hsp20/alpha crystallin family protein; protein product: MAIMRLDPMRDFGSLQDRINRLFEETLRGFFAGDREDLEKGMWAPAVDIYETENSYVVSADLPGMNKEDIQIDLRDSTLTIKGEKKFVEDVKRDNYVRIERAYGTFVRSFTLPQTVDADGIKANYKDGVLTLTLPKTEQAKPKQIKIN
- a CDS encoding bis-aminopropyl spermidine synthase family protein, with amino-acid sequence MNFNHLAKEISSRSRIKVSIKDVERFLGALRKTKMPWELADLSDFPVPAVFESMKVLKEKELIAISDGGIRLTAKGKKIARDLHPVEDISCPKCEGRGISLEKFKELEERFLKIQRRRPKPVRRYDQGYVTPKTTLSRFALAYERGDIAGKEIIVLGDDDLMSIVLGLSSLAKRITVVEIDKRLTDFIEGTAEKEGFQVNVQTFDLRHPLPQDHIKKYDAFFTDPPETLKAADAFIGRGISALRAPGSAGYFGLTRREASLTKWYGVQKLLLKYRIVFTDIIHNFNEYVNWGYEEETRAWRLSPLKVRPRKNWYRSALYRFETLDGFRGNFKDYGKENIYEDVESSTT